The following is a genomic window from Gimesia sp..
GTGGAATGAGGAACTCTTCCTCAAGCTGGGACGGGAGATCGGTCGCATCCATCGGGCTTCGGAGGAATTACAACTCCCGACCGACCACGATCGTCTCTCGTGGCATGAAATCAGGCTCGGACAGTTTCCGGATCCGCTGCCTGATTATTTTCACGCCGAGGTCGTCGAAGCGATGCGCGGGTATTACGATGACTGGCGGAGCCGTTCTACCCCTGCAGGACACTATGGACTGGTGCACCGGGATCTGCATGCGGGAAATTTTCTGGTCGAGAACGGGGATGTGCAGATCATCGATTTCGATCTCGGTTGTTACGGCTGGCGGACGATGGATTTAGCCGTTCTGCTGTTCATTTACTATTATTATCCCAGCCTCCGCGTGCCTGGCGCGACGCCTGAACTGGCCGGCCATGTGCTGGCCAAACTGGTAGAGGGCTATCGCGAGGAATTTACGCTCGACCAGAATCAGTTGGCAACGGTCGCCGACATGATGATGTTGAATACGATCAACAACTACTTTCTCATGCTACCCGACCCGGAACACTGGCAGGCCGCGATGGGCAACCCGCGCATCACAGTCGCGGAGAGCCTGACCTGGATCGAGCAGCTCTGGCTGGACAATCGGAAACTTCAGATCAGCCTCGAGTTGTGATTAATTGGAAGGGGGGCTGTCTGAGTCCTGCTTCGAATGCATGGCATTCTCTTTCGATTGAATGGTCAGCCAGAGTGGGACGTGCAGGTCCCAGTGGATCACGGCGCTCCGCAGACTCATGATCAAAGCAGAGCAGCCGACGCCAATCAGGACAGCATGTTGGGGCAGCCAGGTGACCAGCGCAACAAACAGGATACAACCGAGGGTGACGGGAATCGCGTAGATCTCCCGCCGCATTAACAGTGTGGGCTGTCCCGCGAGGACGTCACGGAGCAGGCCACCACCGATCGCAGTCAACACGCCCAGCAGGACCGGCGCGACCGGCATACCGAAGTCGATCCAGATGACTTTCTGCGCTGCCTGGATCGCAAACATCGAGACCCCCAGTGCGTCGAGATAAAGCATGGTTTTGAAGATCTCTTTGCGCGTCATATGCCGGTTCATAAGAAACGCCAGAAAGCTGGCGCCCAGCGCAACCCAGATGTAATTCAGATCCGCGGCCCAGAAGACCGGTACACCCAGGATCACATCACGAATGGTGCCGCCGCCGATCGCGGTGATCAGCCCCAGCACACAAGCGCCAAAGAAATCGACACCGCGCGGCGAGACTGCCAGCACGCCCGTCACCGCAAAGGCAACTGTGCCAATCATTCCGAGGAGGTATTGTAAGTCTGCAACGCTCATGGTGAACCTGCTGACGCGCGTCAGGCTTTCTTCACGAATTCGGATTTCAGTCCCATTGAACCAATCCCGGGAATTTTGCAGTCGATGTCATGATCCCCTTCGACCAGGCGGATGTTCTTGACCTTCGTTCCCACCTTGACGACCGACGAAGAGCCCTTCACTTTAAGGTCTTTGATGACGGTGACGGAATCCCCATTCTGCAGGATGTTGCCGTTCGCGTCTCGCACGACGGGGCCAGTCGTTTCCTCCGCAGCCGCACTCTCCGGATTCCACTCGTGGCCGCATGACGGACAAACCAGCAGGCCTCTGTCTTCGTAGGTATATTCCCCAGCACATTCCGGGCAATTCGGTAACTCGCTCATGTTCGTATCCTGCAGCTTGTCTGATCAGTCTTGCAGCACCGCAACTCCACCCGGCGCCTGATGATATAAGAATAACGAGAGACTGATTTAGAGAACAGGAAGAGGCGCGGAAAGCCAACTGGAAAAGCAGCTCTTAACAACGTTTAATATCCATCACTAGTTCTTTTCCAGTGCCATTCGCATCATTTGCGTTGCAATCAGCGTCGGCTCTGACAGATAATTGAAGACTTCCATTCCTATACCATAAGACCGGTCGTGTCGGGAATTCGAACACGACAATATTGCTAAGGACGCTCACCATGCTGGCTCGTATTTCCGTTTTTCTGTTACTCTGTTTTGTGATGATCCCCGGTCGGGTGCAGGCTGAAACTAAGCAACCGAACATTTTGTTTATCCTGACCGACCAGTGGCGGGCACAGTCCCTGGGCTATGCGGGCAACGAGCAGGTGAAGACGCCGAATATTGATGCGTTGGCCCGACAGAGTGTCAATTTTCAGAACGCGGTTTCCGGCTGTCCGGTCTGCTGTCCCTTCCGGGGCTCGCTGATGACCGGCCAGCGTCCGTTGACGCACGGCGTGTTTCTGAACGATGTGCAACTGCCCGCGAAGGCGGTGACGATTGCTGAAGTGCTGGATAACGCCGGTTATGAGACCGGTTTCATCGGGAAATGGCATCTGGATGGTCGGGGGCGCTCAGCGTTTACGCCGCCGGAACGTCGACAGGGCTTTGAGTTCTGGCGGGCCCTGGAATGCACGCACAACTATAACCGTTCGTTTTACTACGGCGACTCGCCCCAGCGGCAGACCTGGGAAGGTTATGACGCCTTTGCCCAGACTCGCGTGGCCCGGCAGTTCATCCGCGACCAGTCGCAAAAGGAGCAACCGTTTCTGCTGGTGATGTCGTATGGCTCGCCGCACAATCCGTATCACACCGCGCCGCCGGAATACCAGAGGATGTATCACCCGGAGAGAATCAAAGTGCGTCCCAATGTGCCCCAGGATCAGCGGGCAGCCGCGCAAAAAGAACTCGCCGGCTACTTCGCTCATTGTTCGGCGCTGGATGACTGTGTCAGCGATTTATTAGCGACGCTCAAAGAGACCGGCATTGATGAAAACACGATCGTTGTCTTCACCTCTGACCACGGCGACATGCTGCGTTCGCACGGGCAGATCCGCAAGCAGAAACCGTGGGACGAATCGCTACGGGTACCCATGCTGTTCCGGTTGAATGGGGCGGAGCACGCGCAAGGTCGTACCGTCGATTCCCCCATCAATTCCGAAGACCTGATGCCCACGCTGCTGAGTCTCTGTCAAGTCTCGATTCCCGATACCGTGGAAGGACTGGATTATAGCGGCTACCTGCGTGGTGGGAAAAATCCTTCAGATGGGGCGACGGTCATCACCTGCCCTTCTCCCTTTGGTGAATGGCAGCGGAGCCGGGGCGGAAAGGAATACCGCGGCTTGAGAACGACCCGCTACACGTACGTCCGCGATCTCAGCGGACCCTGGTTATTGTACGACAACGAAGCAGACCCGTATCAGCTGAAGAATCTCTGCAACGATCCGGAAGCAGCCCCGATCCAGGCAAAGCTCGATGCGCTGCTCAACAAAAAACTGGCCGCCCAGAAGGACGAGTTTTTGCAGGGGAGTCAGTACATTGAAAAATTCGGTTACCAGGTGGACCCGAAAACCGGGACGGTGCCTTATACGAATTGAACCACGAAACTCACTCAATCTCTTTCCACACCAGCTGCACAGCCAGACCTTGACTGCTGGCTGGTAGTGGAGGTGATAGTTTCATTTCGAAGTGATTATTCGTGTTCTGCATATGTGCCAGTGCGCGGGGGGCGAACTGAAACAGGAATTCGGAATTCAGCTGCGCGACTGACGCCGCCGGGTCGTCGCCGTTCGTGTTTTCGCAGCGGAGATAGAACCCATAGACGGCGGTCGGCTGTTGCTTGATCCAGGCATCGAGGGAAGCCGTGAGTTTCTCCGCATTGAGGGTCGTCTCCAGAGGTGTCCAGGAAGTCCCGTTCGAGGAGACGGAGATTGTGGGAGCTGACTGACCTGGTGCGAGTTTCAGTTCCAGTGCACCTTTCAGCAGCACATAGGGCCAGGTGAAGTGCCAGTCCCGCTGGTGGGGATGCGGTTGTTTCAACGACTCCAGCTTTGCGATGCTGCGTTTCAGAGTGCCGTTCCCGGCGACGGGGGGGAGACCTTCGTCTGGCATGTTGCGTCGATGAATATATTCCGCAGCAATGTAGTCAAACTCGAGGCGGTCACCGGGTTCCAGAGTGGGAGCCAGATTCGAATCCCGAATCGCCGGTTTGCGCTCGGAGGGCCGATTGTCGGCGGTCGTTGTGTAGAGGCGGGCGATTGCCTGCGAGGGACTGCCGATCGGATCAAGGGGCGTTTTTGTAATCAGTTCGGGGTGCTGTGCCAGTTCTTCGACACTCGCGATGACTCCCTGGTCATTGCGATAAAAGACTTCATGATCGGGATCGAACATGTGCCACTTGCCATCATAGAAGGCTTCCGCAACAACGTGTCCTGAGAGTCCCCATATTCGACTTCGCACACCTGCTTTGCGGGCCAGGACCGCGAAGTTCGAGGCACAGTCATCACAGAATCCGTAGCCGTAAACGTTGAGAAACTTCACGGGGTCGTGCACTTCATCTCCCGGTTCTGCCGGATAGAAGTGATACCGCCAGTCGACCAGGAACTTCCAGATCGCCAGCGATTTCTCTTCGTCCGTCATCCCCGGTTTGAGAATACTGGCGAGCATTGCCTGCTGGCTGGAGAGATCGGGGGCCCCCTGGCGTTTCCAGTTTAGCTGGATGCTTTGCTGTGAATCTCGGTTTTCCCAGACCAGCTTGACGGGTTGCACACGTTTGCCGGGGATATCGGGAAATGAGATCAGCGAGTCGGCGTCGGTCAGTACGAATTGCGCTGACTGTTCGGTATAGGTTTCCGGGCAGACTAGTTCATATTTACGTCCATTGGTGCGGGGATCGGAAGAATCGCTGGCGGAAAAATAGAGCGTCGTTGGCGTCCAGTGACTATAGTGCCCTTTCCCTGTTTCGCGGATCAGCTTATGCAGCGCGTGAGGATGCGGCAGGGGTTGGCCATCTTCCAGCAGGATGCAGGTGGACCGTGATTTACTGTCAGCTTCATGCGGAATTTTGAGGCGGGCCACGTACCCGACGCCGATCTCATGTGTCATCGCGGCGGGTGTAATCAGTTCGCGAACCTGCTCGGTTTTCGTTTGCGAGCGGATTTCGGGACGAACTGTTTTCACGGACGGACGCGCCGCCTGGGTGTCCGAATCGCCCCACACAGGAGAGAACGGAATGCTGCATGTGAGCAACAGGCTTGCCAGGTAGAAGTATGCTAATTGTGGTTTCATATTGAGCTCTGCAAGAGAAAACAAGTTACAACGAGTGCGGGCAACACGCAGATATTATACCCCTACCTGTTGCTGACGCTTGCCATTTCCCGCGAAAAAACTGAAAGTGGACAATAGATCGAGTAGGCTAATATCTAAGTCATCGCATTCACTTTAAACTATTCCCCCTGTAATCCTTGGAATCAATAATGCTCAATCAAGCCCGGTTGTTCACGCGTCTCATCTGTTTTGCTTTCGCCTTTGCTGTCAGCGGACTGACGACTTCATTCTTGGCTGCAGTTGAAAAATATACCGAACAGCCGGGTACGAAAGGGAACGGCAGCTATGTTGTCGGGCCCAACTACAAGATCGATCCGAGACTCACTGATCGGGGCAATCCCAAGGGGAAGCGCTTCGAGTTCGAGATGCCCCTGGCGGAGAGTAAGATCTTTCCCGGTACCGACACAACCCTCGACCCCAAAAAAGAGGTGCGGAAAACCCGCAAGATCTTCGTCTATGTTCCCGCCGCTTATAAAGATGGAACGCAGGCACCGATTCTGGTGATGCAGGACGGACCCAGTCGGATGGACCTGGTCTGCAATGCCCTGGACAATCTGACGATCTCGAAAGATCCGGCACAGCGGCTGCCGGCGTTTATTGTGATTGCAGTCCAGAACGGTGGTAACGACGGCAAAGGGAGCGAACGCGGCCTGGAGTACGATACGATGTCAGATCGTTACGCCCGGTTTATCAATGACGAAGTCCTGCCGGCCGTGCTGAAAAACAAACAGATTCGCGCCGCGTATCCACACATCGCGTTTACAGAGAATCCCTGGGGGAAGGCCACCATGGGCTGCAGTTCCGGCGGTGCGGCGGCGTTGACGATGGGCTGGTTCCGCCCCGATCTGTTCCGTCGACTGATTACTTATTCCGGTACTTTCGTCGATCAGCAGGACGACGACGCACCCCAGGAAACAGAGTATCCCCTGGGGGCGTGGGAATATCATTCGAGCATGAAGCTGATTGAAAACAGCGACAAAAAGCCGCTACGGATCTTCACGCACGTGGCGGAAAACGATCTTCGGGCCGATGATCCGGAAGAGACGTACCACAACTGGGTGATGGCCAACGAACGGACGGCCGAGGCCCTCAAGGCCAAGGGTTACGATTATCGCTACGTCTTCAGCAAGGGGACCCGGCACTGCGACCGCAAGGTCTTCGAACAGACCCTGGCCGATACCCTGCTCTGGATGTGGCAAGGATATCACGGCGAGTGATTCGGTTACTATTGTTGCTGTTAACCTGTCTGAGAAAAACAACGATTCCGTATTGAAAGGAGCGCTGTCATGAATAAAAAACTGGAATATCTATCCGTTCTGGCTGGCTTGATGATTTTGCTGGTCGGCGCAGGAGCTGCATACTATTCTGATCGAGCGTCGTCAGAGCATACGGTCATTTATCGGGGTGGCGTCAGCTCGATTCAGTGGCAGAAAGGCCTGGATAATGTCACAGGGTTTTCCAGTGCCAGTAAACGGGATCTATCAAAACCGCTTAAACCGATCGGACGGGTGGTCGTGTTCGAGGACTGGGTGGAATTCAAACGAATTGACAGCCTGGATGCACCGCTGCTGATTCCTCGCGAACGGATTATCAACCTGGAACTGGTGCCGGACAACGCTCCGCCGCAATAATCAGAATGGTAGCGCTCAAAGAAACCAAAGGGGCAGGCAACCTCATGCGACAGCTCACACTGGGTCTCAATGTCTTTGTGGCGGTGTTCTTTGTGGGGTTCCTGATCTACACTTTTGTGGGGCAGCAGCACCTGGAAGGACTGGCGCGTCAGTTCGTGACGGAAAAGACGATTGCCTACTCCCTGCCCCTGGTTGATGCGGTGGAAGAGGGCATGCGTTCGCCGCTGATCAAAAAACTGTTGAACGACGATCAGGAAGCCGCCATCAATCAGCAGATCCAGGAATACCGCAACGATCCTGCTGCTTATATTGCCGACCTGACGCGTCAGAAAAAACTGTCGCCGGCTCCGCAGCGATTGAACCCCCTGTTACGGAAAGTCAGCGAGACCAAGGAGAAGATCCGGACGTATTACGATCAGACGCTGGCGGCACTGATTGCCGACCTGCGGATCTTTGCGTTTTCGAATCTGTGTGCCGCCCTGATTGCTTTGGGGTTGATCTGCTGGTCTCCCGGTAAAATCAGGCAGTCCGTGGTCTGGTTTTCCTTTCTGATCTTCGCTGCGGTATTATATTGTTCGTATCTGTATGTCGATGGACTTTCCTTCTTTCGGATCCTGCTTGGTGTGCACCTGGGCTGGACCTATCCGTTACTTCTATGCCTGGCTGTAGTCGGTCTGTTTCTGGAATACCCGCTTCGTCGACGGACAGGTGAAATTCAGAACACAGACGCGGTGAGCAACGGCGGGACTTCATGACCATTCATCGCGAAACATGGAACAGACTCACCAACTCAGAGCGGGTAGATCTGGCTCTTGAGGTGCGCAGATCACTGCCTGTTCCCTTTGCTTTTTCGGGCATCAGAACCTTTCAATACGGCGAACAGGAAAATTCGCTGGCGGTTTTCAATTATGACAACTCCGAATTCGTACTCATTCCGGGAGACACGGTTCGGCTTGGCTATGAGTGGGAACGCCCCTTTCCGCTCACTTCGGAACAGGCAGAACTGTGGGAAATAGCACTGGAAGAATTCGAGACACCGATGTCCTTCGATGACTATCTCGAAGAAATCATGACGCCGCCTCGCGACGTTTCCCTGGATGCGTTTCTGCTGGAAACAAAAATAAAACGACTGGTAGATCAGAAGCTCAAAGGTGTTGCTATTGATGAGTCTGCACCCTTTCCACATCATGCCAGAGCGCGCGCCCAACTGGCATCCCAGGGCCTCAGATTGCCGACCTCGGATGAATGGGAATATGCCTGCGGCGCGGGTGTGAGAACCCTCTATCGCTGGGGAGAGGATGCCCCGATGGACTGGAGCCCTTCAGAAGACCGGGACTGGCTGCAAAGCGAACCCAATGCCTTTGGTCTCACCATCGCGAATAATCCCTGGCAGTGGGAAGCGATTCACGAGCCTGGCTTCCGCAGAGGTGGCGACGGCGGTGGGATGAGCTGTGGAGGCGGAATGCCTTATATGCTTGAGTGGCTGCTGCTGGCGACAGCATACATCGACAAGGAGGACTTTGACCGTCCGGTTCTGGGTGATGACGTACGTCGGGCGCTGACGGTAGAACTGTAGAATCATCTGTCAGATCACGATGGGGTTAAACATGATCTCTACCAGGACCTGTCCGCTGGCGAACAGGATTACCAGGTTCGCCAGCAGTGTGGTACCCTGGAAGCGGCGGTCCCGGATGTCTGCGCTCAATAGGAATGTCGCGATGAGAAAGACCACGAAGGAACAGCCGATAAATAACATCAATAGTAGAACGGTGACATAATTATTCCCGTACTGTCCCTGTAAGAGCATCAGCAGCCAGACTCCTGCGTAAGCGCCCCAGAGCATGACCGCCGGTTCGGCGTGACGGACAATAACCCATTTGTAGAACAGAACCGGTACTCCCAGCGGAAGTGCTGAAAAGACAACCCGTAACAGATAATCATTGGGGGTGTAAGGCGTCACCATGATATAACCCATCACCCAGTATGAGAGGGCAAACAGAATCCCCAGGCTCACCACGCCTGAGAGCTGGCGAAGACGACTGGGTTTGACGGGGGGAGTCTCTGTTGACATCTCAGTGTTCCTGTCTGCAGACCTTGAGTACTTCATTGTAACGTATCAGGGGGCTTGTAACCTCAAGGTGAGCATTGCCTTCAATCACTTTGCCGCGAACCTCAGCGATATTCGCTGGTCGTATTGCGAAAGTCATCGTTCAAAAGCAGGGATCTGTGCTTCCGTAGTCGGTGGATTCACTGTGCGAAATATAATGTCACCCAAAGAAATATCCATGCCGATAATTTCGATCCTGCTGGAGTGAATGTTAGAATAGGCGGAGCAGCCAATTGTTTATACCCGTTCCCTCATGCGCATGCCACTGGTTTTCTTTATCAGAGACATGCGAAATCGCATTACGTTCTTCGAGCTCACCGTATGACCGAAACCGAAATCCAGGAACTGGAAACCGCGACCGGCTGTATTATGTCGGCCGCTTATCGGGAGTTGTTGCTAAATTATCCGCAACGGTTAAAGGACCTGGCGGCCACACTCGGCGTCGAAGAACTGGAGCTGCTCACTCATAATCCACAATCACTGATCCGGATGAATGTGGACCAGGCAGAGTCCGTGCGCATGTTTTTTCCGCCCCACTACTTCGTCATCGGCGAAAATGGGAATGGAGACTTGTACGCGATCGATACCCAGTCCCCTGCTGTTCCCGTCTATATGGGTGGACCACATCTCGGTGAGTACCCGGAGGATGCAGCAGGGAATCCCCTGCCCGATACTGACAGCCTGCAGGAGTACGTTGAGTACGTCGTCTTTCTCTACGAGGACGCCATTCAGTACGAGAGTGAGCTGGATGACACAAGGGTCTATCAACCACCGGGAAAGCTGATGGAGACACTTAGTGTCTGCCTGAGTCTTTTGCTCGCGCCGGTCATGCTGCTGTTACTGTTGTTCTCCATGATCATCGCAGTCCCGTACTTTCTACTGCTGGAATTATGGGACAAATTGAGACCTGTGAAGGATTGAGATACCATTTTTACCAACCTGACCTGTCTCTCCCTGTTTCAATACAGGGTCCGACCCAGCCAGCGATCAAACCAGGCGAAAGTCATCCGGCGGGCAACACCGGGAAAGCTGTGACCACCCGGAAATGAAAACCAGCTGAAGCAGTCCCCTGCTCCGAATTCTCCCAGCTGCCGCTCAATTTTTTCCGGCTTAATCAGGTGTTGCGTTCCATAATATTCGAGCGTCTCCGCATAGCCCCGTCGCTCCTGTCTGGCTTTGAGGACGCTGGGCAGGCCGTCTGCATCTTTCCAGTTGGCGTAGATTTCCAGCGTCTGTTGTGCTTTGGGGAAGAATCGATGTCGATAGAATTCGTGTTCCGTCGAGATGATCAGCAGGGGACGCGGCGCGACCAGGGCCATCAGGCTGTCAAAGTCGATCGGAATCTGCCTGGAAGGATCGTCAATGTACGGGCGAAAGCTTTTGATGTAGACATAAGGGCCACTATTGGTTTTGAAACCAAATCGGCGTTCCAGTTTTTTACTGCTCGTGGGCTCATCAATGCCCTTGCGCCAGGGAGTCCAACTGGATGGTTCACGGGACCACGCCGCCGTCTGTCGCCACCAGTCCAGAACACCGCCGTTACTGACGGTGGCTGTGATCCGCTCATCAAAGGCCGCCGCGAAGAGGGCCGTGTGTCCTCCCAGCGACCAGCCCGTACAACCGATCTGGCCGTGGTCGACAAAATCCAGCGTTTGCAGAAAATCGACGCTGCGCATAATATCCCAGGTATTTTTGCCGACGATCGACCATTCCGGGTGCTTTTGGTAAAACGGCCGGGTATCCATCACTCGATGCCGGGGATCGATACGTTCGCCATCGGTCAACAGGTCGATGCTCAGTGTGACAAAGCCATGCTGGGCCAGAGTCAGTCCATAGGCGGCTCCCACCTGTGGATCGCGTGGCGGATCGACGGGACGGCGCCCCGAAAGGCCAATGGTGGCATCTTTTCCTGAGCCCCAGGTTGTGCTGTGAATACAGATGATCGCGGGAGTCGGTTTTTTCTTTGCCACATCCGGAACCAGTAGCCAGCCGGTGACCCGGTCATCTGCTTCGGTCTGAAAGCTGACATGATAACGAGTCAGACCATCTTTCTGTTCTACCTGTGTCAGCTTGCTTTCAAGCGGGAGTACTTTAACAGGAAAAGGTCCCAGCAGTTCCAGCCA
Proteins encoded in this region:
- a CDS encoding sulfatase — its product is MLARISVFLLLCFVMIPGRVQAETKQPNILFILTDQWRAQSLGYAGNEQVKTPNIDALARQSVNFQNAVSGCPVCCPFRGSLMTGQRPLTHGVFLNDVQLPAKAVTIAEVLDNAGYETGFIGKWHLDGRGRSAFTPPERRQGFEFWRALECTHNYNRSFYYGDSPQRQTWEGYDAFAQTRVARQFIRDQSQKEQPFLLVMSYGSPHNPYHTAPPEYQRMYHPERIKVRPNVPQDQRAAAQKELAGYFAHCSALDDCVSDLLATLKETGIDENTIVVFTSDHGDMLRSHGQIRKQKPWDESLRVPMLFRLNGAEHAQGRTVDSPINSEDLMPTLLSLCQVSIPDTVEGLDYSGYLRGGKNPSDGATVITCPSPFGEWQRSRGGKEYRGLRTTRYTYVRDLSGPWLLYDNEADPYQLKNLCNDPEAAPIQAKLDALLNKKLAAQKDEFLQGSQYIEKFGYQVDPKTGTVPYTN
- a CDS encoding transglutaminase-like domain-containing protein; amino-acid sequence: MKPQLAYFYLASLLLTCSIPFSPVWGDSDTQAARPSVKTVRPEIRSQTKTEQVRELITPAAMTHEIGVGYVARLKIPHEADSKSRSTCILLEDGQPLPHPHALHKLIRETGKGHYSHWTPTTLYFSASDSSDPRTNGRKYELVCPETYTEQSAQFVLTDADSLISFPDIPGKRVQPVKLVWENRDSQQSIQLNWKRQGAPDLSSQQAMLASILKPGMTDEEKSLAIWKFLVDWRYHFYPAEPGDEVHDPVKFLNVYGYGFCDDCASNFAVLARKAGVRSRIWGLSGHVVAEAFYDGKWHMFDPDHEVFYRNDQGVIASVEELAQHPELITKTPLDPIGSPSQAIARLYTTTADNRPSERKPAIRDSNLAPTLEPGDRLEFDYIAAEYIHRRNMPDEGLPPVAGNGTLKRSIAKLESLKQPHPHQRDWHFTWPYVLLKGALELKLAPGQSAPTISVSSNGTSWTPLETTLNAEKLTASLDAWIKQQPTAVYGFYLRCENTNGDDPAASVAQLNSEFLFQFAPRALAHMQNTNNHFEMKLSPPLPASSQGLAVQLVWKEIE
- a CDS encoding trimeric intracellular cation channel family protein, translating into MSVADLQYLLGMIGTVAFAVTGVLAVSPRGVDFFGACVLGLITAIGGGTIRDVILGVPVFWAADLNYIWVALGASFLAFLMNRHMTRKEIFKTMLYLDALGVSMFAIQAAQKVIWIDFGMPVAPVLLGVLTAIGGGLLRDVLAGQPTLLMRREIYAIPVTLGCILFVALVTWLPQHAVLIGVGCSALIMSLRSAVIHWDLHVPLWLTIQSKENAMHSKQDSDSPPSN
- a CDS encoding alpha/beta hydrolase family protein, with the translated sequence MLMNLKVSRYFATICFFICCLFLLYCEQTVQAADQSANITRLSEILPDKPWPERRKEIQRRWLELLGPFPVKVLPLESKLTQVEQKDGLTRYHVSFQTEADDRVTGWLLVPDVAKKKPTPAIICIHSTTWGSGKDATIGLSGRRPVDPPRDPQVGAAYGLTLAQHGFVTLSIDLLTDGERIDPRHRVMDTRPFYQKHPEWSIVGKNTWDIMRSVDFLQTLDFVDHGQIGCTGWSLGGHTALFAAAFDERITATVSNGGVLDWWRQTAAWSREPSSWTPWRKGIDEPTSSKKLERRFGFKTNSGPYVYIKSFRPYIDDPSRQIPIDFDSLMALVAPRPLLIISTEHEFYRHRFFPKAQQTLEIYANWKDADGLPSVLKARQERRGYAETLEYYGTQHLIKPEKIERQLGEFGAGDCFSWFSFPGGHSFPGVARRMTFAWFDRWLGRTLY
- a CDS encoding phosphotransferase; protein product: MDPNHLLVDDSLPYYNALTQCIDHWGLVPEKTELVRDGVNHVFTTEFVNGAPVIIRISDGNLRERGEVLGELLWLEHLISHGCTVTTPIPSRGGELLESIEVDAGTMHVCCFERFGGRQLDPATDAQWNEELFLKLGREIGRIHRASEELQLPTDHDRLSWHEIRLGQFPDPLPDYFHAEVVEAMRGYYDDWRSRSTPAGHYGLVHRDLHAGNFLVENGDVQIIDFDLGCYGWRTMDLAVLLFIYYYYPSLRVPGATPELAGHVLAKLVEGYREEFTLDQNQLATVADMMMLNTINNYFLMLPDPEHWQAAMGNPRITVAESLTWIEQLWLDNRKLQISLEL
- a CDS encoding alpha/beta hydrolase-fold protein, translating into MLNQARLFTRLICFAFAFAVSGLTTSFLAAVEKYTEQPGTKGNGSYVVGPNYKIDPRLTDRGNPKGKRFEFEMPLAESKIFPGTDTTLDPKKEVRKTRKIFVYVPAAYKDGTQAPILVMQDGPSRMDLVCNALDNLTISKDPAQRLPAFIVIAVQNGGNDGKGSERGLEYDTMSDRYARFINDEVLPAVLKNKQIRAAYPHIAFTENPWGKATMGCSSGGAAALTMGWFRPDLFRRLITYSGTFVDQQDDDAPQETEYPLGAWEYHSSMKLIENSDKKPLRIFTHVAENDLRADDPEETYHNWVMANERTAEALKAKGYDYRYVFSKGTRHCDRKVFEQTLADTLLWMWQGYHGE
- a CDS encoding SMI1/KNR4 family protein, whose protein sequence is MTETEIQELETATGCIMSAAYRELLLNYPQRLKDLAATLGVEELELLTHNPQSLIRMNVDQAESVRMFFPPHYFVIGENGNGDLYAIDTQSPAVPVYMGGPHLGEYPEDAAGNPLPDTDSLQEYVEYVVFLYEDAIQYESELDDTRVYQPPGKLMETLSVCLSLLLAPVMLLLLLFSMIIAVPYFLLLELWDKLRPVKD
- a CDS encoding SUMF1/EgtB/PvdO family nonheme iron enzyme produces the protein MTIHRETWNRLTNSERVDLALEVRRSLPVPFAFSGIRTFQYGEQENSLAVFNYDNSEFVLIPGDTVRLGYEWERPFPLTSEQAELWEIALEEFETPMSFDDYLEEIMTPPRDVSLDAFLLETKIKRLVDQKLKGVAIDESAPFPHHARARAQLASQGLRLPTSDEWEYACGAGVRTLYRWGEDAPMDWSPSEDRDWLQSEPNAFGLTIANNPWQWEAIHEPGFRRGGDGGGMSCGGGMPYMLEWLLLATAYIDKEDFDRPVLGDDVRRALTVEL
- a CDS encoding zinc ribbon domain-containing protein YjdM, which encodes MSELPNCPECAGEYTYEDRGLLVCPSCGHEWNPESAAAEETTGPVVRDANGNILQNGDSVTVIKDLKVKGSSSVVKVGTKVKNIRLVEGDHDIDCKIPGIGSMGLKSEFVKKA